Within Acidaminococcus timonensis, the genomic segment TTAGTGGTTAGTGGTTAGTGGTTAGTGGCTGGTAAACCGTACCCCTTGTCAAGGACAGTTTATAAAAGTAGGACCCCTTGTTTTAGACAGTTCAACAATCTTGGTACCTTTAAAATGGACGTCTGGTAATTGTCTATCAGAAGGCCCCTAACCATCCAAATCTCATGTACTGGCTCCTTACTCATAAAATGGCTGCTTTTGCCATTTTATGAGGTGAGCTGGTTCCCCAGCTCACAGGCTCTCCGCTTCAATGTAGGAACCTCGGGCATCTTGGGAATATCGAGCGGATAAACCCCTGTTGTTACAAATTGGTAGAACTCGTTTGGCGACAGTTTCGCCAGTTCCCACTGGTAGCGATCGTTGTTGTAATAATCCATGTAATCATCTACGATGGCCTTCACCTCCCCAAAGCTCACTGCTGCTGCAATTTTCTTTTTCACATGGTCTTTCATACGGCCGAAGAAGCTTTCCTGCGGCGCATTGTCCCAGCAATTCCCCCGCCGTGACATGGATTGTCTGAGATCCTTGTCATGGAGGATATCAATGAAGCTGTGACTCGTATAATGGCAACCCTGGTCAGAATGCACGATGGTTTCAGCATGCAGTGAGACGCCGTGATCTCGAATCAGGTTGTTCACCGTTTCTACCACGAAATCCATCTCCAAAGAATTGCTGAGGACATACGCCAGAATCTGCTTGGTATAGGCATCCAATATGGTAGAAAGATAAGCAAAGATCCCATTGTAAGGAAGGTACGTAATATCTGTCAGCAGTACCATGCGAGGGCCATAGTCCTCAAACTGGCGCTGCAGCAAGTTATCGGCCACCGTATTGGTCTTCAGGGCTTTCACCAGCTGCCGATAGGGATTCGCCTTCCTGATGGGGCAAAGCAGGTGGAACTTTTTCATCAGACGACGGATTTTCTTCACATTCATAATGACGGGCGGATCCATGTGGAGCAGCTCCATATAGATGCTGCGGGCGCCCTTCTTGTACCCTCGTCTTTTGTAAGCGGCAAGGATCAGTTCAAAGTCCTTGCGGTCCTGTTCTTCCTGGGCCTGCCGAAATGCTTCCGCCTTCACCCAGGCATAATAACCGCTTCGGGACACGCCTGCCATCTTGCATAAACTGCTGATGGAAAGTCTGTTCTCGCTGGTACTTACCGTCTTTTCTATGATTTCGAACACACAAGAGGAATCGTTCATGAGCAGAGAATCTACCTTTTTGTGTTCTTGATCGCGGAAATTTTTTTTAAATATTCCACTTCCTGCCGCAAGTATTCAACTTCATGTCTGAGGGCCTTAATGTCA encodes:
- a CDS encoding IS3 family transposase, producing MNDSSCVFEIIEKTVSTSENRLSISSLCKMAGVSRSGYYAWVKAEAFRQAQEEQDRKDFELILAAYKRRGYKKGARSIYMELLHMDPPVIMNVKKIRRLMKKFHLLCPIRKANPYRQLVKALKTNTVADNLLQRQFEDYGPRMVLLTDITYLPYNGIFAYLSTILDAYTKQILAYVLSNSLEMDFVVETVNNLIRDHGVSLHAETIVHSDQGCHYTSHSFIDILHDKDLRQSMSRRGNCWDNAPQESFFGRMKDHVKKKIAAAVSFGEVKAIVDDYMDYYNNDRYQWELAKLSPNEFYQFVTTGVYPLDIPKMPEVPTLKRRACELGNQLTS